In Bubalus bubalis isolate 160015118507 breed Murrah chromosome 3, NDDB_SH_1, whole genome shotgun sequence, a genomic segment contains:
- the RGP1 gene encoding RAB6A-GEF complex partner protein 2 isoform X1 has translation MIEVVAELSRGPVFLAGEALECVVTVTNPLPPTATSASSEALAWASAQIHCQFHASESRVALPPPDSSQPDVQPESQTVFLPHRGERGQCILSTPPKILFCDLRLDPGESKSYSYSEVLPVEGPPSFRGQSVKYVYKLTIGCQRVNSPITLLRVPLRVLVLTGLQDVRFPQDEAVAPSSPFLEEDEGGKKDSWLTELAGERLMAATSCRSLHLYNISDGRGKVGTFGIFKSVYRLGEDVVGTLNLGEGTVACLQFSVSLQTEERVQPEYQRRRGAGGAPSVSHITHARHQESCLHTTRTSFSLPIPLSSTPGFCTAIVSLKWRLHFEFVTSREPGLVLLPPMEQPEPATWTGPEQVPVDTFSWDLPIKVLPTSPALASYAAPGPSTSTITI, from the exons ATGATTGAAGTGGTAGCAGAGCTGAGCAGAGGTCCTGTGTTTCTGGCAGGGGAGGCCCTGGAGTGTGTGGTTACAGTCACCAATCCCCTGCCCCCAACGGCCACTTCTGCATCCAG TGAGGCTCTGGCCTGGGCCAGTGCCCAAATCCACTGCCAGTTCCACGCCAGTGAGAGTCGAGTGGCACTTCCTCCCCCCGACTCCAGTCAGCCAGATGTCCAGCCTGAGAGCCAGACTGTCTTTCTTCCACACCGAG GTGAGAGAGGTCAATGTATCCTTTCCACTCCACCAAAAATCCTCTTCTGTGACCTGAGGCTAGACCCTGGAGAGTCCAAATCAT ACTCCTACAGCGAAGTGCTGCCTGTAGAGGGACCACCCTCGTTTCGGGGTCAGTCAGTCAAGTATGTCTACAAACTGACCATTGGCTGCCAGCGTGTCAACTCACCCATCACTTTACTGAGGGTCCCTCTGAGGGTTCTTGTGCTCACTG GCCTTCAAGATGTCCGGTTTCCCCAGGATGAGGCTGTAGCCCCATCCAGTCCATTCCTGGAGGAGGACGAAGGTGGGAAGAAGGATTCATGGCTCACCGAGCTGGCTGGGGAGCGCCTCATGGCTGCCACATCCTGCCGCAGCCTCC ATCTGTACAACATCAGTGATGGCCGAGGAAAAGTTGGGACATTTGGCATCTTCAAATCTGTATACAGACTTGGCGAGGACGTGGTGGGGACCTTAAACTTAGGGGAAGGAACTGTAGCTTGTTTGCAG TTCTCAGTGAGCTTACAGACGGAGGAGCGTGTGCAGCCTGAGTACCAGCGGCGCCGCGGGGCAGGAGGTGCCCCCTCGGTGTCCCACATCACTCATGCCCGGCACCAGGAGTCCTGCCTACACACGACCAGAACCagcttctctctccccatccctctcAGCTCCACCCCAGGCTTCTGCACAGCCATTG TATCCTTGAAGTGGCGTTTGCATTTTGAGTTTGTCACCTCCCGAGAACCCGGTTTGGTGCTCCTACCTCCCATGGAACAGCCCGAGCCTGCCACCTGGACGGGACCTGAGCAAGTGCCTGTGGACACCTTCAGCTGGGACCTGCCCATCAAGGTGCTGCCTACAagccctgccctggcctcctACGCGGCCCCTGGCCCCAGCACCAGCACTATAACCATCTGA
- the RGP1 gene encoding RAB6A-GEF complex partner protein 2 isoform X2 → MIEVVAELSRGPVFLAGEALECVVTVTNPLPPTATSASSEALAWASAQIHCQFHASESRVALPPPDSSQPDVQPESQTVFLPHRGERGQCILSTPPKILFCDLRLDPGESKSYSYSEVLPVEGPPSFRGQSVKYVYKLTIGCQRVNSPITLLRVPLRVLVLTGLQDVRFPQDEAVAPSSPFLEEDEGGKKDSWLTELAGERLMAATSCRSLHLYNISDGRGKVGTFGIFKSVYRLGEDVVGTLNLGEGTVACLQFSVSLQTEERVQPEYQRRRGAGGAPSVSHITHARHQESCLHTTRTSFSLPIPLSSTPGFCTAIVSLKWRLHFEFVTSREPGLVLLPPMEQPEPATWTGPEQVPVDTFSWDLPIKAWGCL, encoded by the exons ATGATTGAAGTGGTAGCAGAGCTGAGCAGAGGTCCTGTGTTTCTGGCAGGGGAGGCCCTGGAGTGTGTGGTTACAGTCACCAATCCCCTGCCCCCAACGGCCACTTCTGCATCCAG TGAGGCTCTGGCCTGGGCCAGTGCCCAAATCCACTGCCAGTTCCACGCCAGTGAGAGTCGAGTGGCACTTCCTCCCCCCGACTCCAGTCAGCCAGATGTCCAGCCTGAGAGCCAGACTGTCTTTCTTCCACACCGAG GTGAGAGAGGTCAATGTATCCTTTCCACTCCACCAAAAATCCTCTTCTGTGACCTGAGGCTAGACCCTGGAGAGTCCAAATCAT ACTCCTACAGCGAAGTGCTGCCTGTAGAGGGACCACCCTCGTTTCGGGGTCAGTCAGTCAAGTATGTCTACAAACTGACCATTGGCTGCCAGCGTGTCAACTCACCCATCACTTTACTGAGGGTCCCTCTGAGGGTTCTTGTGCTCACTG GCCTTCAAGATGTCCGGTTTCCCCAGGATGAGGCTGTAGCCCCATCCAGTCCATTCCTGGAGGAGGACGAAGGTGGGAAGAAGGATTCATGGCTCACCGAGCTGGCTGGGGAGCGCCTCATGGCTGCCACATCCTGCCGCAGCCTCC ATCTGTACAACATCAGTGATGGCCGAGGAAAAGTTGGGACATTTGGCATCTTCAAATCTGTATACAGACTTGGCGAGGACGTGGTGGGGACCTTAAACTTAGGGGAAGGAACTGTAGCTTGTTTGCAG TTCTCAGTGAGCTTACAGACGGAGGAGCGTGTGCAGCCTGAGTACCAGCGGCGCCGCGGGGCAGGAGGTGCCCCCTCGGTGTCCCACATCACTCATGCCCGGCACCAGGAGTCCTGCCTACACACGACCAGAACCagcttctctctccccatccctctcAGCTCCACCCCAGGCTTCTGCACAGCCATTG TATCCTTGAAGTGGCGTTTGCATTTTGAGTTTGTCACCTCCCGAGAACCCGGTTTGGTGCTCCTACCTCCCATGGAACAGCCCGAGCCTGCCACCTGGACGGGACCTGAGCAAGTGCCTGTGGACACCTTCAGCTGGGACCTGCCCATCAAG